GGGGAAAGCTCTGGCGTTCAGGGCCCCCGGATGTGGCGGCCGCTCCTTTCCCGGAAAACACGGAAGGAAATTCGTTGTTTTGGAAAAAGCCACGTCTCCCGGGGTCGGGAACATCTGGCAGTGAGCTCTGGGTCTACGCAGGCACCTCGCGCTGGGATTCCTTCATGAGCAGGCAGGATTCGAGAAGCAGGTAGGGCCAGTGCGGCTGCCCAGGCGTCTGGGGAGCGTTTCCCAGCCGGGTTGACAAATTGCAAACAAATTGCGTCTAACGAAACGGATTTACCAGTTGTCCTGCTGCCGGGCTGCGGGGCTGCCAGGCCTCCGAGCACACCGTGGCAGTTCATGGAGGAGGGAGAAACGCGGCTCGATTGTCTGCAGGTCTCAGCAGGGCCCCTTGCTGTCGGGCTTGGAGGTGGCGGTTAGAACCTCGTAAGGAGATACAGGGTCTCCGAGGAGCCTCCACCCAGGGTGCGGACACGAGTAGGACGTTGGACCCTGGTCTTTACAATTCAAAAAGGCCCAGAAAATGGTTGGGGTGGGAGAATTAGCATGGAGGCGGGAGGAGAGGGAGACTTCAGATTTTGGGGGCTGGAAGTGAACCTGAAAGAGCGGGAGGGGCTGTTGGATCCCTGGTCGCCTCACTGGGGAGCCCCTCTGGAGGATGGCTGAGGCCCGAGAAGATCTGAGGCCTTGCCTTAGAGGGGACTTCTGAACCCCTCTGGCTAGAGCGGCCCCCACTTCCTCCTCAGTACCCCTCAAGGCACATTGCCAGTGAGGCCGCTGTGTTGCAAATTAAATATCCCTAAGGAAGGCAGCCCCTAAGCAAACGGATTTCTTTAAACACCCCCTCCACTGCTGGCCAATTAGATGCCCATAGGAAAAGGTGAGAATTAGGTTACAGAGAGAGGGCAAACTTATGGTCCCAGAGGGGCCGACTCAGGTGAGCCAAATTTAAAcaaagggcagggaggggagggtcgCACAGGATGGGGAAGACCTGGGCAGCTGAGTGCCGGGCCGAGGCCTTGAGGTTCTCTAGAACGGGGCTTCGGATCTCTGCACCCCCAGCTCCCGAGAAAGCACCCCGGGCAGCTCTGAGCCGCGTTCTGCTAGGGAATCTCCAGTCATTCGGAAAAGGTCGTTAGAAAATTTAGTTTTGCCGCTGCCCTTCCCCAGTCCTTTATAAAATCTTGTTCCCATGTAAGGAAAGTGACAGCTTTAGTGCGACCAAAGGGCAGCGGCCCGCATTTGCAACAATACTTGGgagtgaacaaaaagaaaaaaaaaaaaggaaggaaaaaaggaacgTGTCCCTCTAAACGTGTTCTGTAGACCCCAAAGTCCGAGGCCGTAAACTGAAATAAATCCGCCCTCCGAAGCCCCGAGGATGCCCACCCCAGCCCATCCTGGGAGCTGACCTGACCCTCCCTGGAGGTTTGTTCCATCCGAAGTGATGAGATGGTCTCGCTGCCCGGTGGGCATGGCGCCTGGTTATGTCCGTCAGTCTGTCTGGCAGACACACTCACCAGTGGGACCCCCCCCCATTATTGGCCAGCTAGGGGCCCTGGGGCCTGGTGCCCCGCTTTTCTCTCCCAGGCGGGTTCGTTCCTGCTGGAGAACGCAGCAGTCCCGCGTCCAACGCAGGAGCTCCAACCAATGTGGAGGCCTCAGCCAAGAcggctgcctgcctgcctgccttttgCAGGGAGGCAACCCCACGGCCTCGAGAGACCCTGGCAGggttcccctttccctttttttctctagGCCCGGATTGCGGGAAGGGAGGCTGGTGCGGATCTCCCGAGGCCCCTGCTCGAGCATTGCTTAACTGCCCTGCTAAGCTCCTCTTCGCGGCGATTTTCTGAGCCGCCGATCGGGGTAATTAAATCCCCGCCCGCGCTCCGTGCTGCGCCAGGCCGGCGGGCAGCGCAGGGCTGCCGTTCGGGCAGGGGCCCACCCGGGCGGGTCACCTCCATCCCGGCAGTGGGCAGGACGCTGCCCCGGAGGGGCTTCAGGCTGCCCCGGAGGAGCTTGAAGCCGAGCTCGCGGTGATGAAACTGCAGACCCACCCAGAACCGGAGATAATTTGAACCGCGCCTTTGGGGGGAAAAAGGCGATTACCTGCTTTCCTGAGGGCTCGGAACGACCACCTCCCTGCGAGCCGAGGCTCCGATCGCGGCCCCGCGGCAAGCTTCCGCTCGGCTCCGGCGTTCACCGCCTCGCGGCCGGCCTGAGGGTCGGGGGCCTCCCGCGCTCGGTCCTGGGGTTTGAGCTCCTGTGGGGCAGCCTTGCCAGACACGGGGGATTGTCCCCGGGGCCGTGTTGTCTTTGAGAAGCTCCTGCTGGGCTCCGAGGCGACGAAACAGGCTGGAGGCTTCGCGGCGATCGCGTTTTACGCGTTGATGAATCGTAAGCTAAAGGCGGGGAGGAGAAACAGACGTACGGAGAGACAGCGGGTCTGGGCCAGACCGCACGCGTTTCGGGGCGCGCGAACAGGGAGGCACGGAGGCCGCTCACCTGCCCGGTCCGGCTGCCAAGGCCCGGCGCCCGCGGCCTCGAGCTCCCGTTCCCGGCCCCGGCGCGCCTTACTCGGCGGGCGCCGGCCTCCTCTCCCGCAGACCGGAGTTTCGAGAAGCCCGGGCCCCGCGCGCCTTGGAGTGGAGCGGAGCGGGAGGCGCGCGGGCGGCCAGGGCAGACGGGCCCCAAGGGCCGGAGACGCGCGGGTTCCCAGCGGGATGGGGCTCTGCACCCCTGTCCCCGCGCCTTTACCTGCGCCAGGGCCTCGGACAGACGAACGGACAGCCGGAcgcagaggcaggaggaggcccCCAGCCCGAGCCCGCGCCCCCTTGGCGCTGCCCAGAGCTGGCCTGGGAGAGGGTGACGGGGGCGCGCCGGCGGAGCCGGGCCTGGCCTGGTGCCCCCCGAGCCGAGGGGACCGAGGGCTTTCCTCCCTCCTCAGATTATTAAAAAGTTCATTTCCTGGCGAATCGGGTGACGTCAGGGGCCCGGCGTCGCGGTGGCGGGGCTGCCCGGCCGGAGAAGCCGCCTCCAGTTACCCAATTACCGACTGTCAAtcccgccgcccctccccccaccctcctgggGGTGGCCAGGACCCCGGCCCTCCCCCCTGCTGCGGACCCACCTAGCATCCCTCTGGGCTTCTACCCCCGAGAGCCGTGGACCAgcgaggggagggggctggaggatgTCGATTACTCCCTATTACCCCCGCACCTGtcccttcaccaccaccccccattttttttttgttcccgaCCCCCATCCTGGGCCGTAGGCTCCCTTCAGCCTCGGTCTCTTCCGTCTGTCTATACAATGGGAGAGAGCAAAGAGATTTGTGCACCCGGCCCACTTCACCCACAGAGCCGGACCTCTGGATTGTAGGCTTGTGGAGAGCAGTTCCAGGTGACTTAGGGGACGGAGTTCTCAGACCaccatctccctctccccaggggcCGCCTTAGGGACCCCCCCTCCCTTCGCGAGGAAAAAAATGCCTCCTCCTGCCCGGAGGCGTCTCCTTCGAGCCGGCGCCGGCGCCAGTCCGGGTCTGCACGGCCTCGCCCCAGGCAGTTCGGCCCGTTGGTCTGCGAAGGCCACGCCCGGGAAGGGgacgccccctccccctctccggAGCTGCCAGCCAGGCCACCTCCACCAGGTCCGGCCGTCCTAAGAGGCCTCTTGTCCGAGGCCCAGGTGCCCACGGGGGCCCTGTAGTTCCTGCCCCTCACCGATCCTGCTGTCCCGCAGCAGTCCTCCCACCCCACCGCCTACCCCCCGCTTAGCCAGAGCCCCAGTTGGGGGAGGGAACGGTCTCGGTAGGTAGTTGGACTCCCATGGCCACGTTCAGTGGTAAAGGAGGTGGGATCCGAGAGAGTGGAAGGGCTGGGGTCCCGGGGAGAGGACACCCAAACACCCAGAGGGTGCGCGGCCCAGGCTCCCGGGGAGGGGGCCCAGTTGGAGGTTAGTTACTGGGAGGAGGGCCCGGAGGTTAGGGGAACCAAGAGTGTCCGCAAGAGGGGGCGCACAGTCGGCCCGCGGGGTGCGGGTCCTGGGGGGAACGTCGGCAGCAGGGGCCGCCGGGAGGGCGCGGGGAGGAGGCGGGCAGGCGCAGGGGGGCAGGCCCGCGGGTCCGTCCGGGAGTCCAGGGGACCGGGAGTTGCGGGCGCAGCCAATGGGGGGCGGAGGCTGGGCGGCGCGCGGCGCTGATTGGCTGGCGCGGGCTTCTTAGGCGTGCGCGGCCCCCGCTTCATGTCTGTGCAGGAGTCGCGAGCTGGCGCCAGGGCGGCCGGAGGATGCCGAGGGGCCGGAGCCGGGCGGGCCGGAGGCCGAGGCGCGCGCTGACCCCCGCTCCCACCCCGTGAGCCCCGCCATCCGCTCGACGCGCCGTCCCTGAGCTCGCCGCCCCCCGGGCTCCCGCCCGTGCTGCCCGCTCCGAGGCCGCGCCCCCTCCCGCGGCGCTGCGTGTGTAAGTTTGGGCTTCGAGAGCGGGCCGGGGGCCTGGGGCGCGCCGGGCTCTGAGAGGTCACTGCGGGGGCCTGGGCCCCGCGGGCCAGGCTGCGGGTGACTGCTTTGGTGTGCCTCGGTGAGAGGTCCTGCTCGTGTCGCCGGGGAGTGcgcgcggggggtgggggtgggctggcTCTGGGCTCGTGGGGCAGCGTGTGTGTTTGGGGAGGCGAGGTCAGTCCGTGTCAGCGCCAAGTGTAGTTCTGTGCGTGTCGCTAGCTTCGTGTGCCCCCGTGGGTGCTCGGGCGCCTGTCTTCAACTTCCAGCCcgtgtttatgtgtttgtgtacAGGGCTGGTGCGagggtgggggggcggtgagCGTCTGGCTGAAGTGCGACTCTGCGCGTTTGTTGGGGCCGCTGGTGTCGGTGCTTGGCCCCGCGTGTGACCCCGTGCGCACAAGTGCGTGGCTCCGGGACCCGGGTCACCGTGGGAGCGTGCGTGGCTGAGCCGGCTCCCCCACCCTCCTTTCGTTTTGAGCTTTGGGCTTTCCTCCCAGCCGGGACCGGTCCGCGGCTGAACTCGGCTGGGGCGCAGCGGCGCGCGGGACGCCGTGTGGCGGGGCTTTGGGGGTGTCGGGCCGTGGGGGCGCCCCTCACACCCCCTTCCGTCGTGCAGGGACGCCGCCACCGCCTCCGCCCAGGTCCCGGGCCTCCGCCGCCGGCCATGGAGGCGGCTCCGGAACAGCCGCGCTGGATGGCGCACCCCGCCGTGCTGAACGCTCAGCACCCAGACCCGCACCACCCGGGCCTGGCGCACAGCTACATGGAGCCCGCGCAGCTGCTGCCTCCCGACGAGGTGGACGTCTTCTTCAACCACCTCGACTCGCAGGGCAACCCGTACTACGCCAACCCGGCCCACGCGCGGGCGCGCGTCTCCTACAGCCCCGCGCATGGTGAGCCGGGGCCCGTGGGTGACTGGGAGCCCAGACGCCGAGCGCCCGGCGCGGGAGGGGACGAGGCCCGGCTGCCTGCTTCCCGGATGTGGGATCCGCAGGAATCGGAGCAGCTGAGAAATCGGGCCGGGAAAGGAGCGGGCAGCGGCCTCTTGGGGAGGGTCTGGGCCCCGTAGGGCTTCTGCCCGTCTCCAGCTGGCCCGTGAGGGTTTCCTCCAGGCTTGTCCGGGGGTCCTTGTGTGCCACTTGTCCGCCACTTGTCCTTCCGCTCCGGACGGACATTCCTGACTATTGCCGGTTGGGGTGTTACAGTTCTGGTTTTCTTTGGGGAGGGGTCACTTGGTTGTGGGGCGTTGTGGCCCTGTGTGTCCGTGTCCCGGTTCGGCGCAGCCTCGTGCACCctgacccctctccctccccctgcagcccGGCTGACCGGAGGCCAGATGTGCCGCCCACACTTGTTGCACAGCCCGGGGCTGCCCTGGCTGGACGGGGGCAAAGCAGCCCTCTCCGCGGCTGCAGCACATCACCACAACCCCTGGACCGTGAGCCCCT
This is a stretch of genomic DNA from Balaenoptera musculus isolate JJ_BM4_2016_0621 chromosome 11, mBalMus1.pri.v3, whole genome shotgun sequence. It encodes these proteins:
- the LOC118904309 gene encoding translation initiation factor IF-2-like — protein: MLGRKALGPLGSGGTRPGPAPPARPRHPLPGQLWAAPRGRGLGLGASSCLCVRLSVRLSEALAQVKARGQGCRAPSRWEPARLRPLGPVCPGRPRASRSAPLQGARGPGFSKLRSAGEEAGARRVRRAGAGNGSSRPRAPGLGSRTGQLTIHQRVKRDRREASSLFRRLGAQQELLKDNTAPGTIPRVWQGCPTGAQTPGPSAGGPRPSGRPRGGERRSRAEACRGAAIGASARREVVVPSPQESRLSEPFQSAHNKCARHRMHHLPPQIRALMGRQIAVCGGHSGAWCRAACLPASGTRV